A window of Malania oleifera isolate guangnan ecotype guangnan chromosome 5, ASM2987363v1, whole genome shotgun sequence contains these coding sequences:
- the LOC131156618 gene encoding uncharacterized protein LOC131156618 isoform X6, with protein MLGYGSASARPCFPSGRYTRSGGFCCRANASLPSSGDGHSRSQQKNNNKKKIVIVGSGWAALGAAHHLSKQGFDITLLQEANDSGLNSTFGSPDDIGIRGFWYSYHNIFSLIDELDIKPFTSWTSSAQYSREGLEVEFPIFQDLPQLPAPLGAFFYTQFIRLPLADRLTSLPIMAAVIDFDNTDTAWRKYDSITARELFKQFGCSKRIYQDIFAPLLQVGLFAPAEQCSAAATLGMLYYYILAHQKDIDLVWCRGMVREKIFKPWMESMRNRDCEILDCQGVTNFSMNEDTGCISEVVCGKESYKADAVILAIGITTLQEIIKNSAALRTREEFLKVLNLSGIDVLTVKLQLDRKYHANELLLLKDEVIVPKVMSYMSKCIKDFENSTVVVKEIRRYPKSLTHFFPGSYKHMMRGSTSFPNLFMAGDWITNRHGSWSQEKSYVTGLESANRVVDYLEEGTFAKIIPVQEDEPHIQTLRSLNRNLNDIRAQIPLFDYFLQ; from the exons atgttgggATATGGGAGTGCAAGTGCAAGGCCTTGCTTCCCCTCAGGCAGATACACGCGCAGTGGCGGGTTTTGTTGCAGAGCAAATGCTTCTTTGCCCAGCAGTGGCGATGGACATTCACGCTCGCAACAGAAGAATAACAACAAGAAGAAGATAGTGATCGTCGGTTCCGGCTGGGCCGCCCTGGGCGCTGCTCACCACCTCTCCAAGCAG GGCTTTGATATCACCCTCCTTCAAGAAGCTAATGATTCTGGACTGAACAGCACGTTCGGTAGTCCTGATGATATCGGTATCCGCg GTTTCTGGTATTCTTATCATAATATATttagcctcatcgatgagcttgATATCAAGCCATTCACAAGTTGGACAAGTTCTGCCCAATATTCTAGAGAGGGATTAGAG GTTGAATTTCCAATATTTCAAGATCTACCTCAATTGCCTGCTCCATTAGGTGCCTTCTTCTATACTCAA TTCATTCGGCTCCCATTGGCGGATCGGTTGACATCACTTCCTATAATGGCTGCAG TAATTGACTTTGACAACACAGACACCGCCTGGAGAAAATATGATTCGA TTACTGCAAGGGAGCTTTTTAAACAGTTTGGCTGCTCAAAAAGGATTTATCAGGATATTTTTGCTCCACTTCTTCAAGTTGGTTTGTTTGCTCCAGCCGAACAATGTAGTGCAGCTGCAACTCTTGGAATGCTATATTATTACATTCTTGCTCACCAG AAGGATATCGATCTTGTATGGTGTCGGGGGATGGTTAGAGAAAAGATTTTCAAGCCATGGATGGAATCTATGAGAAATAGAGATTGTGAAATTCTGGATTGCCAAGGAGTGACAAACTTCTCTATGAATGAAGATACAGGATGCATTTCGGAAGTTGTTTGTGGTAAAGAGAGCTATAAGGCTGATGCAGTAATCTTGGCAATTGGAATCACTACACTTCAGGAGATCATTAAGAACAG TGCAGCACTACGTACGAGGGAGGAGTTCTTGAAAGTTCTGAATTTATCTGGCATTGATGTTCTGACTGTTAAACTCCAGCTAGACAGGAAG TATCATGCCAATGAGTTGTTACTGCTGAAGGATGAGGTAATAGTTCCAAAAGTAATGTCTTACATGTCAAAGTGCATTAAGGATTTTGAGAATTCCACAGTTGTTGTCAAAGAAATCAGAAGATATCCAAAATCTTTGACTCACTTCTTTCCAG GTTCATACAAGCACATGATGCGTGGGTCCACATCTTTCCCAAACTTGTTCATGGCTGGAGATTGGATAACAAACAGACATGGTTCGTGGTCACAG GAGAAATCCTATGTCACTGGACTTGAATCGGCCAACAGAGTCGTGGACTATCTTGAGGAAGGTACCTTCGCCAAAATAATACCTGTTCAAGAAGATGAACCTCATATCCAAACGCTTCGCAGCCTCAACAGAAACCTTAATGATATAAGAGCCCAGATTCCATTGTTTGATTATTTCCTCCAGTGA